A window of the Sporohalobacter salinus genome harbors these coding sequences:
- a CDS encoding secretin and TonB N-terminal domain-containing protein, translated as MNLSQNNFSRKYIICLLVAVIFLSSAAVAKEIPKSNQKIDLNLKGVDLKDAFRALADIAGINIIADSSVKGVVTTNLKNMSVKRAIKLLAKTNNLSYRVEDNTIIIAGANKLKKGFENKITRVFELKNSKPKELKKTLNLLVEDSSIKVDKRTDSLVITTYQSELSRIEKTINSLDKAKKQIVLEARIEEVSRNELEKLGISWDEISNVDDSSDTIKMLHDTIKTSAGSSDNTGASTFEGEITNSTGGVKYTAILEALEADGKADLLANPKIATLDGKEANIMIGTKVPLFEIEEDDETGETTQKFDEYKEVGIKLNIVPRVVGDKITVKVKPEVSTITSFKGEHDEVPVINTREAETNIRIEDGKTIALGGLIKEEELEKLSKVPMLGDIPILGKLFQKKETDLQKRELVIFITPRIIGDSGDDGVNNSKNKASDNSTNQTNTNKKAKKSKTVNTKNEESSSESEEEKQEKKSKSKEKTDNNQE; from the coding sequence ATGAATCTAAGTCAGAATAATTTTTCAAGGAAGTATATTATTTGTTTATTAGTTGCTGTAATATTTCTGTCTTCAGCAGCTGTTGCTAAAGAGATTCCTAAAAGTAATCAAAAAATAGATTTGAATCTTAAAGGAGTTGATTTAAAGGATGCTTTTCGAGCTTTAGCAGATATAGCGGGAATTAATATAATTGCAGATAGCTCTGTTAAAGGTGTAGTAACTACTAATTTAAAGAATATGTCGGTTAAGAGAGCAATAAAATTATTAGCTAAAACTAATAATTTATCATATAGAGTAGAAGATAATACTATAATAATAGCTGGTGCTAATAAATTAAAAAAAGGGTTTGAGAATAAGATTACTAGAGTATTTGAATTAAAAAATTCTAAACCTAAAGAATTAAAGAAGACTCTAAATTTATTAGTTGAGGATAGTTCTATTAAAGTAGATAAGCGGACGGATAGTTTAGTAATTACTACTTATCAGAGTGAATTATCTAGAATTGAAAAAACAATTAACTCTTTAGATAAGGCTAAAAAGCAAATAGTATTAGAAGCTAGAATAGAAGAAGTTTCTAGAAATGAATTAGAAAAGCTGGGTATTAGTTGGGATGAAATTTCCAATGTTGATGATTCATCTGATACTATTAAGATGCTACATGATACAATTAAAACTTCAGCGGGTAGTTCAGATAATACAGGTGCTTCTACTTTTGAAGGAGAGATAACAAATTCTACTGGTGGAGTAAAATATACTGCTATTTTAGAAGCATTAGAGGCTGACGGAAAAGCTGATTTATTAGCTAATCCTAAGATAGCTACATTAGATGGTAAAGAAGCAAATATTATGATAGGAACAAAAGTTCCTTTGTTTGAAATAGAAGAAGATGATGAAACTGGTGAAACTACTCAAAAGTTTGATGAATATAAAGAAGTAGGAATTAAGTTAAATATAGTTCCCCGGGTTGTTGGCGATAAAATCACGGTAAAAGTAAAGCCTGAGGTGAGTACTATTACTTCATTTAAAGGAGAACATGATGAAGTTCCTGTAATTAATACTAGAGAAGCAGAGACTAATATTAGGATTGAGGATGGAAAGACAATTGCTCTTGGTGGTTTGATTAAAGAAGAAGAACTAGAGAAGTTGTCCAAAGTTCCTATGTTAGGGGATATACCAATTTTGGGTAAGTTATTTCAGAAAAAAGAAACTGACCTTCAGAAACGTGAATTAGTTATTTTCATTACGCCTAGAATTATTGGTGATAGCGGGGATGATGGAGTAAATAATTCTAAAAATAAAGCTAGTGATAATTCAACGAATCAAACTAATACTAATAAAAAAGCAAAGAAATCGAAAACAGTTAATACTAAAAATGAAGAATCGTCTTCAGAAAGTGAAGAGGAAAAACAAGAAAAGAAGAGTAAGTCTAAAGAAAAAACAGATAATAACCAAGAATAA
- the aroC gene encoding chorismate synthase, giving the protein MFRYLTTGESHGKAVTAVVEGLPANLEIEPKDINKELARRQGGYGRGGRMKLENDQVEILSGIRANQTLGSPVTFQIKNKDWNNWQEIMSPEGDGGYNKEEVIIEKDEKVKEVTPKVTKPRPGHADLAGSLKYDQEDIRNILERASARETTGRVAVGAVAKKLLQEFGIKVISHVVQLGSVKADEQELTFVEIDNQVDDSPVRTLDQKAETKMIEEIKQAKKTGDSLGGVFEIVTTPLPVGLGSHVQWDRKLDGRLAQALMSIQAIKGIEVGLGFASSGRPGSKVHDEIYYHDGRFQHQTNNAGGLEGGMTNGEPLRLRAAMKPIPTLYKPLESVDLETKEKFKASVERSDVTAVPAAGVVGEAVVAIELAKAWLEKFGGDSMAEIKQNYKNYIQSLEQR; this is encoded by the coding sequence ATGTTTAGATATTTAACTACTGGTGAATCACATGGTAAAGCAGTAACAGCAGTTGTGGAAGGCTTACCGGCTAATTTAGAGATTGAGCCTAAAGATATAAATAAAGAATTGGCTCGTCGTCAAGGTGGATATGGACGCGGTGGTAGAATGAAATTGGAAAATGATCAGGTCGAAATTTTATCCGGAATTAGAGCTAATCAGACATTGGGAAGTCCGGTTACTTTTCAGATTAAGAATAAAGACTGGAATAACTGGCAGGAGATAATGTCTCCAGAAGGTGATGGAGGTTATAATAAAGAGGAAGTAATTATCGAAAAAGATGAGAAAGTAAAGGAGGTTACTCCTAAAGTTACTAAGCCTCGTCCCGGTCATGCTGATTTAGCTGGAAGTTTGAAATATGATCAGGAAGATATTAGAAACATTTTAGAGCGTGCTAGTGCCCGAGAAACAACAGGACGGGTAGCTGTAGGAGCAGTAGCAAAGAAATTGCTGCAGGAGTTTGGAATTAAAGTTATTAGTCATGTAGTGCAGTTAGGTTCTGTCAAAGCAGATGAGCAGGAACTTACTTTTGTAGAAATAGATAATCAAGTAGATGATTCGCCAGTACGAACTCTTGATCAAAAGGCAGAAACCAAGATGATAGAAGAAATAAAACAGGCTAAAAAGACTGGTGATTCTCTAGGTGGTGTTTTTGAAATAGTAACGACACCACTGCCTGTTGGTTTAGGGAGTCATGTTCAATGGGATCGTAAATTAGACGGTCGTTTAGCCCAGGCGTTGATGAGTATTCAAGCAATCAAAGGTATAGAAGTTGGTTTAGGTTTTGCGTCTTCCGGGAGACCAGGATCTAAAGTTCATGATGAGATTTATTATCATGATGGTCGCTTTCAACACCAGACTAATAATGCTGGTGGTTTAGAAGGAGGCATGACCAATGGAGAACCTTTGAGATTAAGGGCAGCTATGAAGCCAATACCTACACTTTATAAGCCGTTAGAGTCAGTAGATTTAGAAACTAAAGAGAAGTTTAAAGCTAGCGTAGAGCGTTCGGATGTTACTGCTGTGCCAGCAGCTGGAGTAGTTGGTGAAGCAGTAGTAGCTATTGAATTAGCTAAAGCTTGGTTAGAGAAATTTGGCGGCGATAGTATGGCTGAAATAAAGCAGAATTATAAAAATTATATTCAATCTTTAGAGCAGAGGTAA
- a CDS encoding shikimate kinase codes for MKNIILIGFMGTGKSVVGKRLAERLNLEFIDSDEIIEQRAGQEISDIFADYGEEHFRDLETEVIIDLSQKKGMVISTGGGVVLRKENIEQLRKQGIIILLTAEPEVILDRVKDSNRPLLEVPEPLEKIKEMLAVRKEYYNITEYKIDTSRLSVREVIDKVEEIIKNEGG; via the coding sequence ATGAAGAATATAATCTTAATTGGTTTTATGGGTACCGGTAAGAGTGTAGTAGGCAAGCGTTTGGCAGAAAGATTAAATTTAGAATTTATTGATTCTGATGAGATTATTGAACAGAGAGCTGGGCAGGAGATTAGTGATATTTTTGCTGATTATGGTGAGGAACATTTTCGGGATTTAGAAACAGAAGTGATTATAGATTTAAGTCAAAAAAAAGGAATGGTTATTTCTACTGGTGGTGGGGTAGTGTTGCGAAAAGAAAATATAGAGCAATTACGCAAACAAGGAATTATTATTCTTTTAACTGCAGAACCAGAGGTAATTTTAGATAGAGTAAAAGATAGTAATCGACCTCTTCTTGAAGTACCAGAACCGTTAGAAAAGATTAAAGAAATGTTGGCTGTAAGAAAAGAGTATTATAATATTACTGAATATAAGATTGATACTTCCAGACTTTCAGTTAGAGAAGTAATAGATAAAGTTGAAGAGATTATAAAAAATGAAGGTGGGTAA
- the aroB gene encoding 3-dehydroquinate synthase, whose translation MENVEVDLGERSYEIKIGTGLLANLDQYLVEAGIKTGTKLLVITDKRVKQLYGEDIEFSLTQSNFEFRLTAVPEGEGSKSLEMAQKLYDEAVDFGLERNSVIVAFGGGVVGDLAGFIAATYMRGISLVQVPTTLLAQVDSSVGGKVAVNHNAGKNLIGAFYQPETVIIDLEVLTTLDERDIKSGLAEIIKYGVIWDQDFFEYLKTNSEAIKNLDFEILTKIIQRSCQIKAEVVAKDEKEEGLRVILNYGHTIGHAVEALAGYGEYRHGEAVAIGMVSAVKLAHKLEMVTENEVQKQIELISSLDLPITFNSLELDDIIAKTKQDKKVQDGRVRYILPNRIGEVEVVSGISEKLIIEVLKEQCQEGLGCT comes from the coding sequence ATGGAGAATGTAGAAGTAGATCTAGGAGAGCGGAGTTATGAGATAAAGATCGGGACAGGATTATTAGCTAACTTAGATCAATATTTAGTTGAAGCAGGAATCAAGACTGGAACAAAACTATTAGTTATTACTGATAAACGAGTTAAACAGCTATACGGCGAGGATATCGAATTTAGCTTAACACAGTCAAATTTTGAATTTCGTTTGACAGCAGTACCTGAGGGAGAAGGCTCCAAAAGTTTAGAGATGGCTCAAAAACTTTATGATGAGGCAGTAGATTTTGGGCTGGAACGTAATTCAGTTATTGTTGCTTTTGGAGGAGGAGTAGTCGGTGATCTGGCTGGTTTTATTGCTGCTACTTATATGCGTGGTATATCTTTAGTGCAGGTGCCAACTACATTGTTAGCTCAGGTTGACAGCAGTGTTGGTGGAAAAGTAGCAGTTAATCATAATGCAGGTAAGAATTTAATTGGTGCTTTCTATCAACCAGAAACAGTAATAATTGATCTAGAAGTTTTAACTACTTTAGATGAACGAGATATAAAATCAGGTTTAGCAGAGATAATTAAGTACGGAGTTATCTGGGATCAAGATTTCTTTGAATATTTAAAGACTAATTCTGAGGCGATTAAAAATTTAGATTTTGAAATATTAACTAAAATTATTCAGCGTTCTTGTCAGATTAAGGCAGAGGTAGTTGCAAAGGATGAGAAGGAAGAAGGTTTGAGGGTTATTCTAAATTACGGTCATACGATCGGTCATGCTGTTGAAGCATTAGCAGGATATGGTGAGTACCGTCATGGTGAAGCAGTAGCTATAGGAATGGTCAGTGCTGTTAAGTTAGCTCATAAGTTAGAGATGGTAACTGAAAATGAAGTTCAAAAGCAGATAGAGTTAATTTCTAGTTTGGATTTACCGATTACCTTTAATAGTCTTGAGCTAGATGATATTATTGCTAAAACCAAGCAGGATAAGAAGGTGCAGGATGGTCGGGTAAGATATATACTTCCTAATCGAATTGGTGAAGTAGAAGTAGTATCTGGAATATCGGAAAAATTAATAATAGAAGTGTTAAAAGAGCAGTGTCAGGAGGGATTAGGATGTACTTAG
- the aroQ gene encoding type II 3-dehydroquinate dehydratase produces the protein MYLVLHGPNLNLLGSREPEVYGNLTLDNINQQLENLAEQLGVELIIEQLNSEGEMVERIHQTLEEEIKGILINPAAYTHYSIAIRDALVGVELPIIEVHLSNIHAREEFRQQSVVAPVAEGQISGLGIDSYLLGLQALVNL, from the coding sequence ATGTACTTAGTATTACATGGTCCTAATTTAAATTTATTAGGAAGTAGGGAACCAGAAGTCTATGGAAATTTAACTTTAGATAATATCAATCAACAATTAGAAAACCTTGCTGAGCAATTAGGAGTTGAATTAATAATTGAGCAGTTAAATAGTGAAGGCGAGATGGTAGAACGAATTCATCAGACACTAGAGGAAGAAATAAAGGGAATTTTAATTAATCCAGCTGCTTATACACATTATAGTATTGCAATTCGAGATGCCTTAGTTGGAGTTGAACTTCCTATAATAGAGGTTCATTTAAGCAATATTCATGCTCGAGAGGAATTTCGTCAACAGTCAGTTGTTGCTCCAGTAGCAGAGGGACAGATCTCTGGTTTAGGAATAGATAGTTATTTGTTAGGACTACAAGCATTAGTAAACTTATAG
- a CDS encoding M24 family metallopeptidase: MKKRIAALRDKLIELDLDGIIINNPKNRYYLSGFTGTAGTVLITEEEAVLITDFRYIDQANNQATDFKVVEHGNYKIETLKKELQRLEVEKLGFEACYESYQQYNQYQRKLDFLELIATENVVKKMRKVKDESELNTIQKAVKITDDAFSHIIEYIEPGMTEKEVSLELEYFMKQKGASAKAFDFIVASGKRGAMPHGVATDKEIAVGELVTFDLGCVYQRYNSDLTRNLIIGAAPTVKQQEVYETVLEAQLAAIDAIEPGKTGAEIDQVAREIITEAGYGDDFRHGLGHGVGLEVHEGPRLAQNKDKELKPGMVVTVEPGIYLSGWGGIRIEDIVVITEEGCDILTEASKELIRV; this comes from the coding sequence ATGAAAAAGCGGATTGCAGCTTTAAGAGATAAATTAATTGAGTTAGACTTGGATGGGATTATAATCAATAATCCTAAGAATAGATATTATCTCTCTGGATTTACTGGAACAGCTGGTACAGTTTTAATTACAGAGGAGGAAGCAGTCTTAATTACTGATTTTAGATATATAGATCAAGCTAATAATCAAGCTACCGATTTTAAAGTAGTTGAGCATGGTAATTATAAAATAGAGACTCTAAAGAAAGAATTGCAGAGATTAGAAGTTGAAAAGTTAGGTTTTGAAGCCTGTTATGAAAGCTATCAGCAGTATAACCAATACCAAAGAAAGTTAGATTTTTTGGAGTTAATAGCTACTGAGAATGTAGTTAAAAAGATGCGGAAAGTCAAAGATGAATCGGAACTGAATACTATTCAAAAAGCAGTGAAGATTACTGATGATGCTTTTTCTCATATCATAGAATATATTGAACCAGGAATGACAGAAAAGGAAGTAAGTCTGGAATTAGAATACTTTATGAAACAAAAAGGAGCTTCAGCGAAGGCATTTGATTTCATTGTTGCTTCTGGCAAGCGAGGTGCTATGCCCCATGGAGTAGCTACTGACAAAGAGATAGCTGTAGGTGAATTAGTAACTTTTGATTTAGGCTGTGTTTATCAACGGTATAATTCTGATTTAACTCGAAATCTTATTATTGGAGCCGCCCCGACAGTAAAACAGCAAGAAGTCTATGAAACTGTTTTGGAAGCTCAACTAGCAGCTATAGATGCTATTGAGCCTGGTAAGACAGGAGCAGAGATTGATCAGGTAGCTAGAGAGATTATTACCGAGGCTGGTTATGGAGATGATTTCAGACATGGTCTGGGACATGGAGTAGGGCTTGAGGTTCATGAGGGACCTAGGTTAGCTCAGAATAAAGATAAAGAGCTGAAGCCAGGAATGGTCGTTACTGTTGAACCAGGAATCTATCTTTCGGGCTGGGGAGGAATAAGAATTGAGGATATAGTAGTAATTACAGAAGAAGGATGCGATATTTTAACAGAAGCTTCTAAAGAACTAATTAGAGTTTAA